The following are encoded in a window of Deltaproteobacteria bacterium genomic DNA:
- the thrC gene encoding threonine synthase, whose protein sequence is MKPIIWNGIIREFQEFLPKVKEECIVHFREGNTPLIEALNMSEVFGKELKIFLKYEGLNPTGSFKDRGMTMAVSKAKEDGSHAIICASTGNTSAAAAAYAARGGLRAYVLIPEGKIALGKLSQAMMHGAKVIQIQGNFDEAMTIVKEVSKNYPVTLVNSINPYRLEGQKTAAFEVCNRLGFAPTYHFLPVGNAGNITAYWRGYKEFKERGIINTLPKMFGFEAEGAAPIVRGYPIKSPETVASAIRIGNPTSWEAALKARDESGGAIDMVSDDEIIYAYKLLSTKEGIFCEPASAASLAGVIKMHKKGIFKNGDTVVCTLTGHGLKDPDTAIKSSDKPITVPSELDEVVKAFGF, encoded by the coding sequence ATGAAACCTATCATCTGGAACGGCATAATCCGGGAATTTCAAGAATTTCTTCCAAAGGTAAAAGAAGAGTGTATAGTCCATTTCAGGGAAGGCAATACGCCCCTGATAGAGGCATTGAACATGAGCGAGGTCTTTGGAAAGGAATTAAAGATATTTCTCAAGTATGAAGGCCTGAACCCAACAGGTTCTTTCAAAGACAGAGGTATGACCATGGCTGTGTCAAAGGCGAAGGAAGACGGCTCACACGCCATAATATGCGCCTCAACAGGGAATACCTCGGCTGCGGCAGCCGCTTATGCGGCAAGGGGAGGTCTGCGGGCGTATGTTTTGATACCGGAAGGAAAGATTGCGCTTGGCAAGCTGTCCCAGGCAATGATGCACGGCGCAAAGGTTATACAGATACAGGGCAATTTTGACGAGGCCATGACAATAGTGAAGGAGGTTTCCAAAAATTACCCTGTAACATTGGTCAATTCAATAAATCCTTACAGGCTTGAGGGCCAGAAGACAGCGGCATTTGAGGTGTGCAATCGTCTTGGTTTTGCGCCGACATATCATTTTCTTCCAGTGGGCAATGCCGGAAATATAACAGCATACTGGAGGGGTTATAAGGAATTTAAGGAAAGAGGGATTATAAATACCCTTCCGAAGATGTTCGGTTTTGAGGCAGAGGGCGCTGCGCCTATTGTAAGGGGCTATCCCATAAAAAGTCCAGAGACAGTTGCATCGGCAATAAGGATTGGCAACCCTACAAGCTGGGAAGCCGCATTAAAGGCAAGAGACGAATCCGGCGGCGCGATAGACATGGTGTCAGATGATGAAATCATCTATGCGTATAAACTCCTGTCAACAAAGGAAGGGATATTCTGCGAGCCTGCGTCTGCCGCATCTCTGGCAGGTGTTATCAAGATGCATAAAAAAGGTATTTTCAAAAACGGTGATACGGTTGTCTGCACATTGACAGGGCATGGTCTAAAGGATCCTGATACAGCGATAAAATCGTCAGACAAGCCAATAACAGTGCCTTCTGAACTGGATGAGGTTGTAAAGGCGTTCGGGTTTTGA
- a CDS encoding beta-ketoacyl synthase N-terminal-like domain-containing protein, whose protein sequence is MDTRIFITGMGICREGPSHIETPKPVKTVLRAEELTLAALSAALKQIRNLELDTTGIVFGIDNAIDKCKAEFFKGLVSEGPIGASPLLFPYTSHNAITAQATIAFGIKGEALTIVSGASSFLKAVGYGFELLHRGVMNAVIAGGVSENGAMVIIMESLTPDEAQKKKEEGVCLREVIGYNDTLLQGEVMIKTIEESFSMVEGFIEGKNKLVIFH, encoded by the coding sequence ATGGACACAAGGATTTTCATAACAGGCATGGGTATATGCAGGGAAGGCCCGAGCCATATAGAAACACCGAAGCCAGTTAAGACTGTGCTCAGGGCTGAGGAACTAACTCTGGCCGCACTATCTGCGGCGCTAAAACAAATTAGAAATTTGGAATTAGACACCACCGGTATTGTCTTTGGCATAGATAATGCCATAGACAAATGCAAGGCGGAATTTTTTAAAGGCCTTGTATCAGAGGGTCCCATTGGCGCGAGCCCTCTGCTTTTTCCTTACACAAGTCACAATGCCATAACAGCCCAGGCGACCATTGCCTTTGGCATAAAGGGCGAGGCTCTTACCATTGTTAGCGGGGCCTCTTCATTCCTGAAGGCAGTAGGATATGGCTTTGAATTGCTGCATAGAGGCGTAATGAATGCGGTTATTGCAGGCGGCGTGTCTGAGAATGGGGCAATGGTTATTATAATGGAGAGCCTCACCCCTGATGAAGCGCAAAAGAAGAAGGAAGAAGGTGTTTGCTTAAGAGAGGTTATTGGATATAATGATACTCTCTTGCAGGGAGAGGTAATGATAAAGACCATAGAAGAGTCTTTCAGTATGGTGGAAGGATTTATTGAAGGGAAAAACAAGCTTGTCATATTTCATTAA
- a CDS encoding DUF2191 domain-containing protein gives MRATITIEKDILDSILMETHAKSKTSAVKIVIDDYLRRKKIEKIKSMKGKLEFDKSAEEIRHYER, from the coding sequence ATGCGAGCCACCATAACCATAGAAAAGGATATACTTGACAGCATTCTTATGGAAACACATGCAAAAAGTAAGACTTCTGCTGTAAAAATAGTTATAGATGACTATTTGCGAAGAAAAAAAATAGAGAAGATAAAATCAATGAAAGGCAAACTTGAATTTGATAAATCTGCTGAAGAAATAAGGCATTATGAACGGTGA
- a CDS encoding cofactor-independent phosphoglycerate mutase, with product MKYIILIGDGMSDDPIEELGGRTPLQAAKTPNMDMLAQKGSIGLVKNVPDKYPPGSDVAILSVLGYDPAKYYTGRSPLEAASIGVELATDDLAVRCNLVTLDQKDGKVYMDDFSAGHITTDEAKEIIHDVDKELGGNGFRFYPGVSYRHLMVWSGGPDGLETTPPHDISGKEIKDYLPKGKGSDKFIQLMNASQMLLKDHPANARREEDGHKPANSIWLWGQGRAPKLPTLKQRFGIEGSIISAVDLLKGLGIYAGLKVVNVPGATGYLDTNYKGKAEYALRELETRDFVCVHVEAPDEAGHNGDLKGKIKAIEDFDREVVGRVIDGMDRFKEYRILVLPDHPTPLIKKTHTRDPVPFVLYPSNDNHGKAYTEAEAKGSGLFIEQGHRLIEGLFKR from the coding sequence ATGAAATATATAATCCTCATAGGCGATGGGATGTCTGATGACCCCATCGAAGAATTAGGCGGCAGAACCCCTTTGCAAGCGGCTAAGACTCCCAACATGGACATGCTTGCACAGAAGGGTTCCATCGGCCTTGTGAAGAATGTGCCTGATAAATATCCGCCCGGCAGCGATGTGGCCATCTTGAGCGTATTGGGTTATGACCCTGCAAAATATTATACAGGCAGGTCGCCGTTGGAGGCTGCAAGCATTGGCGTTGAATTGGCTACGGATGACCTTGCTGTGAGGTGTAATCTGGTTACATTGGACCAGAAGGACGGCAAGGTTTATATGGATGATTTCAGCGCAGGCCATATAACCACGGATGAAGCCAAAGAGATTATTCATGATGTGGATAAGGAACTGGGCGGAAACGGATTCAGATTTTATCCGGGCGTGAGCTACCGGCATCTCATGGTATGGAGCGGCGGTCCGGACGGCCTTGAAACAACGCCGCCCCATGATATATCAGGCAAGGAGATAAAAGACTATCTGCCAAAAGGAAAAGGCTCTGATAAATTTATTCAGTTGATGAACGCATCCCAGATGCTTCTCAAAGACCATCCTGCAAATGCCCGAAGGGAGGAAGACGGCCACAAGCCTGCAAACTCAATCTGGCTATGGGGACAGGGGAGGGCGCCTAAGCTGCCTACCCTGAAGCAAAGATTCGGCATTGAAGGCTCTATTATATCAGCAGTTGACTTGCTCAAAGGCCTCGGTATATATGCCGGATTGAAGGTAGTCAATGTGCCTGGCGCAACAGGGTATCTTGATACGAATTACAAGGGCAAGGCGGAATATGCGCTTAGAGAGCTTGAGACAAGGGATTTTGTCTGTGTGCATGTAGAGGCGCCGGACGAGGCAGGCCATAACGGCGATTTGAAAGGCAAAATCAAGGCGATAGAGGATTTTGACAGAGAGGTTGTAGGCAGGGTGATTGATGGAATGGACAGATTTAAGGAATACAGGATACTTGTGCTTCCCGACCATCCCACGCCTTTAATAAAGAAAACCCACACAAGAGACCCTGTGCCGTTTGTGCTTTATCCTTCCAATGATAATCACGGCAAGGCATATACAGAGGCAGAGGCAAAGGGAAGCGGTCTATTTATAGAGCAAGGACATAGGCTGATAGAGGGGCTTTTTAAGAGATGA
- a CDS encoding SRPBCC family protein, giving the protein MPVIKKTVDIKASPKKVFDLIARPEDFPRYSSLVKKVTAIGHSAYHWIVDIHGIEFEWDAKVVELKKPERFAWQSITGIQNSGSYTLEPIKNGTRIKFYMEYLLPNIILEELAQVITEGYMERMASEILENVKKELENS; this is encoded by the coding sequence ATGCCGGTTATAAAAAAGACGGTTGACATAAAGGCTTCCCCGAAAAAGGTTTTTGACCTTATTGCAAGGCCGGAGGATTTTCCAAGATATTCAAGCCTTGTAAAAAAGGTTACGGCTATCGGGCATTCAGCCTATCACTGGATTGTGGATATACATGGGATTGAATTTGAATGGGATGCGAAGGTTGTTGAATTGAAAAAGCCGGAGAGATTTGCGTGGCAGTCAATAACAGGCATTCAAAATTCCGGTTCGTATACGCTCGAACCAATTAAAAATGGCACAAGGATTAAATTCTATATGGAATATCTCCTTCCAAATATTATACTGGAAGAATTGGCGCAGGTCATTACAGAGGGATATATGGAGAGGATGGCCTCTGAGATACTTGAGAATGTAAAAAAAGAACTGGAAAATTCCTGA
- a CDS encoding peptide chain release factor-like protein, producing the protein MSANSVINIRKSDIEIEFYRSSGPGGQHKNKTATAVRIRHIPTGIIAQASERRSQHLNREIAMERLKKAIAKMLFKPKKRISVKVSESQKRKRLEQKKKVAKKKVLRRVSEEG; encoded by the coding sequence ATGTCTGCAAACTCTGTTATCAATATAAGAAAATCCGATATAGAGATAGAATTCTATCGGAGTTCAGGTCCCGGCGGTCAGCACAAGAATAAAACTGCCACTGCTGTCCGCATAAGGCATATCCCGACAGGGATTATTGCGCAGGCTTCGGAGAGACGCTCACAGCATCTAAACAGGGAAATAGCAATGGAGAGGCTTAAAAAGGCCATTGCAAAGATGTTATTTAAACCTAAAAAACGCATTTCTGTTAAGGTTTCTGAATCGCAGAAGAGAAAACGGCTTGAGCAAAAGAAGAAAGTAGCAAAGAAAAAAGTATTAAGAAGGGTCTCAGAGGAGGGATAG
- a CDS encoding radical SAM protein, with the protein MSKIVLVNPPYAAWDTSVPLPKTLENTMPSFGLCCLASVLREKGYEPKILEAGALQLTLKQTIAYIIKERPKVVGFRASTISFLNAAFLAKEIKEYDKNIITLIGGPHVTALPIETIQDFPQFDAGIIGEGEETIIEFLEAVNPHTKDFGGVKGLVYRHDGAARLAPKRPYIENLDTLPIPAWDLLEGFPERYQPPLMSYKELPVASMVTSRGCPFQCIFCDRSVFGNRYRCYSADYVIKMIGHLVERYGIRHIIFYDDLFAASGSRIKTICESIMAKKLNISWTCDARVNTVTPETLALMKKAECWEIAYGIESGSQKILDLVAKGITLEEIEKAVRWTHEAGIKVKGLFMMGHPLETRETIKETIDLAKRLPFDIINISKFTPFPGTEIYKDAHKYGQFSPDWKKMNAMNFVFIPHGWTEKELDWEYKKAIAKYYWRPQKTLSLFIAMLKDPAGIKRLLIAGWDVMIFFILKKAGRVKAA; encoded by the coding sequence ATGTCAAAAATAGTTTTAGTCAATCCACCCTATGCTGCATGGGACACATCTGTTCCCCTGCCAAAGACACTGGAGAATACAATGCCTTCCTTTGGGCTGTGCTGTCTTGCCTCGGTTTTAAGGGAGAAGGGGTATGAGCCTAAGATATTGGAGGCAGGCGCGCTGCAGCTTACCCTTAAGCAGACCATTGCCTATATCATAAAGGAGCGGCCTAAAGTAGTGGGGTTCAGGGCATCCACAATTTCTTTTCTCAATGCTGCGTTTCTGGCAAAAGAGATAAAGGAATATGATAAAAATATTATAACCCTTATCGGCGGACCTCATGTTACTGCCCTTCCCATTGAGACAATCCAGGATTTTCCGCAATTTGACGCAGGGATAATCGGCGAGGGGGAAGAGACCATTATTGAATTCCTTGAGGCTGTTAACCCTCACACCAAAGATTTTGGGGGGGTAAAGGGGCTGGTTTACAGGCATGACGGCGCGGCAAGGCTTGCGCCAAAAAGGCCGTATATAGAAAATCTGGATACCCTGCCAATACCTGCATGGGATCTGCTGGAAGGTTTCCCGGAACGTTATCAGCCGCCGCTTATGAGCTATAAGGAACTCCCTGTGGCGTCCATGGTTACATCCAGGGGATGTCCTTTCCAGTGCATATTCTGCGACAGGTCTGTATTCGGGAACCGCTACAGATGCTACAGCGCAGATTATGTTATAAAGATGATAGGGCATCTTGTGGAAAGATATGGAATCAGGCACATTATATTTTATGATGATCTCTTTGCCGCATCGGGATCAAGGATTAAAACAATCTGCGAAAGTATTATGGCTAAAAAATTGAACATAAGCTGGACATGCGACGCAAGGGTGAATACAGTAACCCCTGAAACCCTTGCCCTGATGAAAAAGGCAGAGTGCTGGGAGATTGCATACGGCATAGAGAGCGGCTCGCAGAAGATACTTGACCTTGTGGCAAAGGGGATTACGTTGGAGGAAATAGAAAAAGCCGTGCGCTGGACACATGAGGCAGGGATAAAAGTAAAGGGGCTTTTTATGATGGGACATCCCCTTGAGACCCGCGAGACCATTAAAGAGACCATTGACCTTGCAAAGAGGCTGCCTTTTGACATCATAAATATCAGCAAATTTACACCTTTCCCAGGCACAGAGATATATAAGGACGCCCACAAATATGGGCAGTTTTCCCCTGATTGGAAAAAGATGAATGCCATGAATTTCGTTTTTATCCCGCATGGATGGACTGAAAAGGAATTAGACTGGGAATACAAAAAGGCCATTGCAAAATATTACTGGAGGCCGCAAAAGACCCTTTCTTTATTTATCGCCATGCTCAAAGACCCGGCAGGGATTAAAAGGCTTTTAATAGCAGGCTGGGATGTCATGATATTTTTTATTTTAAAGAAGGCAGGAAGGGTAAAGGCCGCTTAA
- a CDS encoding SUMF1/EgtB/PvdO family nonheme iron enzyme — protein MSYFIKKYLYIAAALFLFSCTGEKALPIEGMVFIPSGRFIMGSEDIDTEGLGKDVGSRGGAFYGNERPMRNIFLPGFYIDKYEVTNERYKIFTYATGYPLPPSWDWEKGVYPDGRGKHPVNNVTWFDARAYCKWAGKRLPTEEEWEKAARGPLGNRYPWGKEYDENKANLTTGDTVPVGSYETDKSYYGVYDMGGNVMEWVDAWYEPYPGSKMKNGDFGKKFRILRGGVGNFKGHYNSLIRLFARSSYRNFYWPDMGGDDGGFRCARF, from the coding sequence TTGTCATATTTCATTAAGAAATATCTTTACATAGCCGCAGCGCTTTTTCTCTTTTCCTGCACAGGGGAAAAGGCGCTGCCTATTGAAGGGATGGTGTTCATACCCTCAGGCCGGTTTATTATGGGAAGCGAGGATATTGACACCGAGGGTCTTGGAAAGGATGTTGGATCCCGGGGAGGGGCTTTCTATGGAAATGAAAGACCTATGAGAAATATATTCCTGCCTGGTTTTTACATAGATAAATACGAGGTAACGAATGAGCGCTACAAGATATTTACTTACGCAACAGGGTATCCCCTCCCGCCTTCCTGGGATTGGGAAAAGGGTGTCTATCCTGATGGAAGAGGGAAGCATCCTGTAAATAATGTAACATGGTTTGATGCCAGGGCTTACTGCAAATGGGCCGGGAAGCGCCTTCCAACAGAGGAAGAGTGGGAAAAGGCTGCCCGGGGACCATTGGGAAATAGATACCCATGGGGAAAGGAATATGATGAGAATAAGGCCAACCTCACCACAGGAGATACCGTTCCGGTTGGCTCATACGAAACAGACAAAAGCTACTATGGGGTGTATGACATGGGTGGAAATGTGATGGAATGGGTTGATGCATGGTATGAACCATATCCAGGAAGTAAGATGAAGAATGGAGATTTTGGCAAAAAATTCAGGATACTACGCGGGGGCGTCGGGAATTTCAAAGGGCATTATAATTCTCTCATCAGGCTCTTTGCACGGTCATCATACAGAAACTTTTACTGGCCGGACATGGGTGGAGATGACGGCGGATTCAGGTGCGCCAGGTTTTAA
- a CDS encoding CopG family antitoxin: protein MRKHRSSIARAASYKDIGKFWDTHYLSDFWDKTKETLFEVDIEQKLLNYAVDRTLSEKIQPLAQKCGVTAGCSTKYHCIAC from the coding sequence ATGAGAAAACATAGGAGTTCAATAGCACGGGCAGCATCTTACAAAGACATTGGTAAGTTTTGGGATACCCACTATTTATCTGACTTCTGGGATAAAACTAAAGAGACATTGTTTGAAGTAGATATTGAACAGAAATTACTTAATTACGCGGTTGACAGGACACTTTCAGAAAAGATTCAGCCCCTTGCACAAAAATGTGGAGTTACTGCTGGCTGTAGCACGAAATATCACTGTATTGCCTGTTAA
- the cbiB gene encoding adenosylcobinamide-phosphate synthase CbiB, with protein MSFLNLITHYSLPITIFFAYLLDLILGDPRWLPHPVRWIGRYISFLEDKIRRFATPPAPPLIKGGGREEKIGGVFLFIIIVGTVFGAAWFLLYLAYQLSAISYQLLAVFIAYVSLSIKSLKDEALSVAYAVENISIEEARKRLKNIVGRDTENLYKGEIYRAVTETVAENTSDGIIAPLFYLALGGPALALAYKAVNTLDSMVGYKNERYKNLGWFSARMDDIANFIPARITAILMVFASFILRFNWRNSLKIIWRDARKHPSPNAGFPEAAVAGALGLQLGGTNYYFGAPHHRPLIGAFRSQNGFTIKTVKDAVRITYLTAFLGAILAVLAAKLALS; from the coding sequence ATGTCCTTTTTAAACCTCATTACCCATTACTCATTACCTATTACTATCTTCTTTGCATATCTCCTTGATTTAATACTCGGCGACCCGAGATGGCTTCCGCATCCTGTGAGATGGATTGGCAGATATATTTCATTCCTTGAAGATAAAATAAGAAGATTTGCAACCCCCCCAGCCCCCCCTTTAATAAAGGGGGGGGGAAGAGAGGAAAAGATTGGCGGGGTATTTCTTTTTATCATTATTGTTGGAACAGTGTTTGGTGCGGCATGGTTTCTCTTGTATCTTGCCTATCAGCTATCAGCTATCAGCTATCAGCTATTAGCCGTCTTTATTGCGTATGTCTCGCTTTCCATCAAATCATTGAAGGATGAGGCATTGTCAGTTGCATACGCAGTGGAAAATATTTCCATAGAAGAGGCCAGAAAAAGGTTAAAGAATATTGTAGGAAGGGATACTGAAAATCTTTATAAAGGCGAGATATACCGCGCTGTTACAGAAACTGTTGCAGAGAATACATCAGACGGCATTATTGCCCCGCTCTTTTATCTTGCCCTTGGCGGGCCAGCGCTGGCTCTGGCATATAAGGCGGTCAATACACTTGATTCAATGGTCGGCTATAAAAATGAGAGATATAAAAACCTTGGCTGGTTTTCTGCCAGGATGGATGATATTGCCAATTTCATACCTGCAAGGATTACAGCCATCTTGATGGTTTTTGCCTCTTTTATCCTTAGATTCAACTGGAGAAATTCTTTAAAGATAATATGGAGAGATGCAAGAAAACATCCAAGCCCCAACGCAGGCTTTCCTGAGGCTGCTGTTGCAGGCGCGCTGGGGTTACAGCTTGGCGGGACGAATTATTATTTTGGCGCGCCGCACCACAGGCCGCTTATCGGAGCATTTAGAAGTCAAAATGGATTTACCATAAAGACAGTTAAAGATGCTGTCAGAATCACATATCTTACCGCATTTTTAGGCGCTATTTTGGCAGTATTGGCTGCAAAACTTGCTTTGTCTTGA
- a CDS encoding PIN domain-containing protein, giving the protein MNGEKILIDTSVWIDYFKSASNNIVEQVDEILTNAEVYVPKSVIAELIQGAKSEKEISVIEEFVNAFHLIDQSEDTWSKAGKLSYTMKRKGITANLMDCYLAVIAQENNCKILTLDRHFKDIKKFLRIELV; this is encoded by the coding sequence ATGAACGGTGAGAAGATCTTAATAGACACCTCCGTATGGATAGACTACTTTAAGTCTGCAAGCAACAATATTGTTGAACAGGTTGATGAAATTTTAACTAATGCAGAGGTTTATGTTCCCAAATCTGTTATTGCTGAACTCATTCAAGGCGCAAAGTCAGAAAAAGAAATATCAGTGATTGAAGAATTTGTGAATGCCTTTCATCTCATTGACCAGTCAGAGGATACATGGTCAAAGGCAGGCAAACTATCCTATACAATGAAAAGAAAAGGCATCACAGCAAACCTCATGGACTGTTATTTGGCTGTAATTGCACAAGAAAACAATTGCAAAATCCTTACACTTGACAGGCATTTTAAAGATATTAAAAAGTTTTTGAGGATTGAACTTGTATAA
- a CDS encoding kelch repeat-containing protein has translation MSENYGYMRSCFVKAIICFLLLVLPLYLYAEVAIWETKKPALKERSEVAAASIEGKIYVIGGFGRFSVTDLLEEYDTSTDTWKKKAPLPTSLHHAGAAEAGGKIYVIGGFKRLWPWSPMDTVYEYNPAKDQWTQKASMPTARGALALGVVNNKIYAVGGVGKDGDTKANEVYDPMTNTWEIKPPMPTARDHLSIGSVEGKIYAIGGRLGTYAKNLAINEMYDPKTDTWKNLAPLPTPRSGIAASVLHERIYVFGGESSEGTFKTVEGYDPKTDS, from the coding sequence ATGTCAGAAAATTACGGCTATATGCGAAGCTGCTTTGTAAAAGCAATAATATGTTTTTTGCTCCTTGTCCTGCCCCTTTATCTGTATGCAGAAGTGGCGATATGGGAGACCAAAAAGCCTGCACTGAAGGAGAGGTCAGAAGTAGCCGCAGCTTCCATTGAGGGAAAGATTTATGTAATAGGCGGTTTCGGAAGATTTAGTGTAACCGATCTTCTGGAAGAGTATGACACCTCCACAGATACGTGGAAGAAAAAGGCGCCTTTGCCCACGTCTCTACATCACGCAGGGGCGGCTGAGGCTGGAGGAAAGATATATGTTATTGGCGGTTTTAAGAGGCTCTGGCCCTGGTCGCCGATGGATACTGTTTACGAATATAATCCGGCAAAAGACCAGTGGACTCAAAAGGCATCCATGCCGACTGCGCGAGGCGCATTAGCCTTGGGGGTTGTTAACAACAAGATATATGCCGTTGGCGGGGTGGGTAAAGATGGAGACACAAAGGCAAATGAGGTCTATGACCCCATGACCAATACATGGGAGATAAAACCCCCCATGCCCACTGCCCGGGATCACCTATCAATAGGGAGCGTTGAAGGAAAGATATACGCAATAGGGGGAAGGCTTGGGACATATGCAAAGAATTTGGCTATAAACGAGATGTATGACCCGAAAACAGATACATGGAAAAACCTCGCGCCCTTGCCGACACCGCGAAGCGGGATTGCTGCCTCTGTTTTACATGAAAGGATATATGTATTCGGAGGTGAGTCTTCGGAAGGGACATTTAAGACGGTTGAGGGATATGATCCGAAAACAGATTCCTGA
- the ald gene encoding alanine dehydrogenase, with the protein MIVGIPKEIKDKEYRVAITPAGVDVIIKAGHKVIIEKAAGAGSGITDEEYAKAGAEIAGKAHEVFERADMIVKVKEPLSQEYPLLRKGQILFTYLHLAPVPELTVALIKSGVIAIAYETVELQDGSLPILTPMSEVAGKIAVQVGAYYLMKAHGGKGILLAGVPGVEKGKVAIIGGGVVGTNSAKMAIGLGAEVVIINNSLERLRYLDDIFGGKVKTLASNSYNIEKAVTEADLVIGAVLITGAKAPHLVTRDMIRRMKKGSVIVDVSVDQGGCVETIKPTSHSDPVYEVDGIIHYGVTNMPGAVPRTSTFALTNATLPYVVKLANLGIEALKQDPALAKGVNLFKGRITYKAVADIMGEKFTPLEELL; encoded by the coding sequence ATGATAGTTGGCATTCCAAAAGAGATTAAAGACAAAGAATATCGTGTTGCCATAACGCCGGCGGGCGTTGATGTCATTATAAAGGCAGGCCATAAGGTAATTATTGAGAAGGCCGCCGGCGCAGGCAGCGGGATAACGGATGAGGAATATGCAAAGGCAGGGGCAGAGATAGCCGGCAAGGCCCATGAGGTATTTGAGCGGGCTGATATGATTGTAAAAGTCAAAGAGCCTCTTTCCCAGGAATATCCATTATTAAGAAAAGGACAAATACTCTTTACCTATCTTCACCTTGCCCCTGTGCCTGAATTGACCGTTGCCCTGATAAAGAGCGGGGTAATTGCCATTGCGTATGAAACAGTTGAACTTCAGGATGGAAGTCTTCCGATACTAACGCCAATGAGCGAGGTTGCAGGAAAGATAGCTGTTCAGGTGGGCGCATATTATCTTATGAAGGCTCATGGCGGAAAGGGGATACTCCTTGCCGGCGTGCCGGGCGTGGAAAAAGGAAAGGTGGCTATCATTGGCGGCGGGGTAGTGGGGACAAATTCCGCCAAAATGGCCATTGGTCTTGGCGCAGAGGTGGTCATTATAAATAACAGTCTTGAGAGGCTGCGGTATCTGGATGATATATTTGGCGGCAAAGTAAAAACCCTTGCATCCAATTCCTATAATATTGAAAAGGCTGTAACAGAGGCTGACCTTGTTATAGGCGCTGTCCTGATTACGGGCGCAAAGGCGCCGCATCTTGTTACAAGAGATATGATAAGAAGGATGAAAAAAGGTTCTGTTATTGTGGATGTGTCTGTTGATCAGGGGGGCTGCGTTGAAACCATAAAACCCACAAGTCATTCAGACCCTGTTTATGAGGTTGACGGTATTATCCATTACGGTGTTACGAATATGCCCGGCGCTGTGCCGAGGACATCCACATTTGCCCTCACAAACGCAACACTCCCTTATGTTGTAAAACTGGCAAATCTTGGAATAGAGGCATTGAAACAAGACCCTGCGCTGGCAAAGGGAGTGAATCTATTTAAAGGCAGGATAACATACAAGGCTGTTGCAGATATTATGGGAGAGAAATTTACGCCTCTTGAAGAACTCTTATAA
- a CDS encoding kelch repeat-containing protein, whose translation MPTARHGLSSAVVGKKIYVIGGSKRPGGSVSNINEVFTPSP comes from the coding sequence ATGCCCACTGCACGCCACGGCCTGAGTTCTGCAGTGGTCGGGAAGAAAATCTATGTAATAGGCGGCAGTAAAAGGCCCGGCGGGTCAGTAAGTAACATCAATGAGGTCTTTACCCCGTCTCCTTAG